The proteins below are encoded in one region of Flavobacterium nackdongense:
- a CDS encoding bactofilin family protein: MFEKKTKSYTELLGKTNRIVEGTIINGDIISNADFRLDGELKGNFQTKGKIVIGPAGSVIGDIICKNADIEGKFKGKIQVLEILNVKNKAKIYGDVICGKLSVEPGADFSASCTMKTNSKNTIANDGQQKPEETNQ; encoded by the coding sequence ATGTTTGAAAAAAAGACCAAATCGTATACAGAACTATTGGGAAAAACCAATAGAATTGTTGAAGGCACCATCATCAATGGCGATATTATTTCGAATGCCGATTTTAGATTGGATGGCGAATTGAAAGGGAATTTTCAGACGAAAGGGAAAATAGTTATTGGCCCAGCAGGCAGTGTTATCGGTGATATAATTTGCAAAAATGCCGATATTGAAGGAAAGTTTAAAGGCAAAATACAAGTGTTAGAAATTTTGAATGTAAAAAACAAAGCCAAAATCTACGGTGACGTTATTTGTGGAAAATTATCAGTAGAACCCGGTGCCGATTTTAGTGCTTCTTGTACGATGAAAACCAATTCGAAAAACACCATTGCAAATGATGGACAACAAAAACCAGAAGAAACAAACCAATAA
- a CDS encoding AtpZ/AtpI family protein: MMDNKNQKKQTNNKWLALINIPIQMGAIIFLFAYFGNKLDEKYPNPHNIFVKILTLAGVAIAFYNINRQLKEINKSS; the protein is encoded by the coding sequence ATGATGGACAACAAAAACCAGAAGAAACAAACCAATAATAAATGGTTGGCTCTTATCAATATTCCGATACAAATGGGAGCAATCATTTTTTTGTTTGCCTATTTTGGAAATAAACTGGATGAAAAGTATCCCAATCCCCACAATATATTTGTCAAAATCCTAACCTTGGCGGGTGTTGCCATTGCTTTTTATAACATCAATAGGCAATTGAAAGAAATTAATAAATCTTCTTAA